CTCGGGCATATTCTGCGAATTCTTCATCTCGTGCGGTTGCACAGGCCGTCTCCTCCTTCCTCGATAGTCCAAAAGATCACCCCGCGAATCGGGGTGATCATCGTCTGATTCCATGGTGGCACACAGCACCCACCGTTGTCGGCTCATTTTTTCCGACCGGTGGGTGCTGTCTTCAATTCTGTTGTAGATCAGGCCTTTTCCAGCGTCGCGGCGCCGAAGGAGACGTTGAACCGGTCGCACCAGATGGAGACGCTGGTGTACTTCGACAGGTCGGCGTCGGCGGGGATGGTGTAGTTCTGGCTGCCCTTGTTGCCTTTCAGCTTGCCCAGGTCGAGGTGCGCGCCGTCGTCGAAGACGCCCCAGCCGTCGCGGCCGTCGATGACCGGCGCGTCGGTGAGCCAGACGTGCAGGTCGGGGCCGTCGGAGGTGTCGAGATCGTCCAGGCGCAGCACATGGCTGCCGTCGGGCAGTTTCAGGATCACCAGGCTGCCTGACGTGGTGTGCTCATGGGAGATGAAGCGGCCGCTGGACAGCGGCCACGGCATCCGCGGCGCGGCGTACGGGTCGGGCCCGAAGACGGCGGTGGGTTGGGCCTCGTTCACCGTGGTGTCGGTGACCAGCTTCCAGGGCTGGAAGAAGGCCAGACCGGCCCCCAGCGCCAGGACGAGCGCGGCCGCCACGGTAAGGGCGATCTTCTTCTTTCGAGGTGTGCTCCTCGCGAATGCCATCTCATCCTCCCGGGACTCGGCCCCGACCATTGTCCGACCATTCAACCGCGCCGGGGCCGGACACGCCCAAGAGGGCGGCTCAGCCCAGCGGACTCTGGCCGAGC
This DNA window, taken from Nocardia sp. XZ_19_385, encodes the following:
- a CDS encoding DM13 domain-containing protein yields the protein MAFARSTPRKKKIALTVAAALVLALGAGLAFFQPWKLVTDTTVNEAQPTAVFGPDPYAAPRMPWPLSSGRFISHEHTTSGSLVILKLPDGSHVLRLDDLDTSDGPDLHVWLTDAPVIDGRDGWGVFDDGAHLDLGKLKGNKGSQNYTIPADADLSKYTSVSIWCDRFNVSFGAATLEKA